In Chrysiogenia bacterium, the genomic window GCGCGCCTCCCTCGTTCAACCGCCTGTTCTCGACCCTACAGTTCTGGGACGGCCGCGCCGCCAGCGTCGAAGAGCAGGCCAAGGGCCCGATTGAGAACCCGATCGAGCACGGAATGACGCACGCGGATCTCGAAGCGCGCTTTTCGAAGATTCCCGAATACGGCCCACTCTTTGAAAAAGCCTTCGGCACGTCCGAAGTCACCATCGACCGCTTTGCCAAGGCCGTCGCTTCGTTCGAGCGCACGATCATTTCGGGCAACTCGCCCTTCGACAAATGGCAGGCCGGCGACGAGAGCGCCGTCAGCGAAGAAGCCAAGCGCGGCCATCAGGTCTACCTGGCCGAGGGTCGCTGCGCGATCTGCCACTCCGGCGCAAACTTCACCAACGAGCAGTTCCACAACCTGGGCGTGGGAATGAACAAGGAGAAACCCGATCTCGGTCGCTACGAGGTCACTAAAGCGGAAAAGGACAAGGGCGCTTTCAAGACACCGACCCTGCGCAACCTCTCCTCGCGCGCGCCCTACATGCACGATGGCAGCGAGCCCACGCTTGAATCGGTGGTGGAGCTCTACAACCGCGGCGGCAACAAGAACGATCACCTCGATCCGCTCATCACGCCGCTCAATCTGACCGAGCAGCAGAAGAGCGACCTCATCGCATTCATGAAGTCCCTCGACGGCCCCAGCACGAAGGTGGACATCCCCGACGTCTTCCCCGGCGGCTGGAAGGCCGGGATGCCGGTCGAGTAAGAGCCCTTGCAGACACGCATCACAAAGGGCTGCCTGCTGCTCACGCTGCAGGCGGCCCTTTTCCTTTTTGCCTGCGACCCGCTTCCCAAGACCCCCGAGTGGGCCAAAAAGCAGCAAGCGGCGCCGGCACCCGCCGCGCAGCCCGCAGACCCCGTCGCGACAAGCGAGCCGCCGAGTTCGCCGGCCAAGCCCTGGGACTGCACCAACAACCAGTGGAGCTGGGCGCCCGGGCCCGACGCGCCGATCACCTCGGTCGTCCGGCTGGCGCGCAGCCCCCACGTGCGCCCCTGCCCGCCGCCGGCCGGCTCCATTGTTCCGGAGATTCTCCCGGTGGGGCTCGACTGGAAGGACGCCGTTGTTCCCGCGGACAATCCCGTCACCGCACAGAAAGCAGAGCTCGGCCGCATGCTGTTCTACGACACGCGGCTTTCCATCGATGACTCGACCGCGTGCGCGACCTGTCACGATCCCAATTACCAGTACACCGAGCGCAGCCCGCGCCCCATCGGCGTGCCGGGACTCTTCGGAAAACGCCGCACCCCGACGCTCATCAACCGCGCGTTTTCCTCTGCGCAGTTCTGGGACGGGCGCGCCGCCAGCCTCGAAGACCAGGCGCTCCAGCCGGTGACCAACCCCATGGAGATGGCGTTCAAGAGTGGTGACGAGATGATCGCGCGTCTCAGGGAGCTCGAAGCCTACGGCCCCTTCTTCGAAGCCGCTTTCGGTGACAACGCCATCACGCAGGAACGCGTCGCCAAAGCGCTGGCCACTTTCATGCGCACGGTGGTGAGCGCGGATTCGCCCTTCGATCGCTGGCGGGCCGGAGACAAGGAAGCCCTGCAACCCGACGCCATCGCCGGCTGGGAGCTCTTCCGGGGCAAGGCCCGCTGCATCACCTGCCACGGCGGCGCCAATTTCACCGACGAACAGTTCCACAACGTGGGCGTCGGGATGAACGCGAAGGTCCCCGACCTCGGCCGCTACGAAGTGACCCACAACGAGCGCGACAAGGGCGCGTTCAAGACGCCGAGCCTGCGCAACGTGGCCGAGCGCGCGCCCTACCTCCACAACGGCTCGGCCGCCACGCTCGAAGAAGTCCTTGCGCTCTATATTACCGGCGGCGAGGCCAATCCCTGGCTCTCGCCGCTCCTTGAGCCCGTGCCGCTCACCGAAGACGAGATGCGCGAGCTTCTTGCTTTCCTGAAGTCGCTGACCGGTACCCTGCCCCACATCGCCGCGCCCAACACCCTTCCCGGCGGCACCTGGGACAAGACCCGCCGCAAATAAAAAGCGCCCCCGGCATGGGAGCGCTTTTCCTGTCGATGCAGTGGATGCCTCAGTAGCTGGCCGACTCGCGCGGAAGAAGTCCGGCCTCGGCCCACCAGGCGAACGCGTCGGCGAGCGACTCCTCTGCCGGGCGGTAGGGCTCGAGACGCAAGGTGCGGCGCTCGGAGACGCCATCGGGCAGCGAGCGCGAGCCTTTGGAAATCAGCGCGGCCATTTCCTTGCTCACGCGCGGCGGCGTCTTCGAAGCCCTCGCCGCGAATTCGCTCACACAGGCCAGCTCGCGGGCCACGATGCCCGGAAGCTGCAGCGGCCTGGCCGGTTTTTCGCCGCGAATGCGGGCGCAGATCTGGAAGAGCTCGCCGAGCTTGAGATACTCGGCAATGAAATTGTAGTCGGAGCCGGGCACGCCGTGATTGGTCGCAAAGGCGATGTTACGTGCGGCGTCACGGACGTCGACCAAGGGAATTCCGCCGGCAGGCAGCCAGCCCCCCTCGCCGCGGAGCGCTTCGATGAGCAGGCGGCCGAACGCGCTGGGGCCGCGATCGCGCGGGCCGACCATCACGCCCGGATGCACGGCCACGATTTCCATGTCGGAGACCGGGCCGTCCCAGTTGTTGCTGAACGCCGCGGTGAGCGCGTCCGAGACCGAGTTTGCCCAGTGCGAGGGCAACTTCACGCTGGCGGCGATGCCGCCCACGACGACGATACGCTTGATGCCAAGGCCGCGCGCCACGGAGATGAGGTTCTTCGTGCCGATCACGTTGGCCACGCGGGCGCTCTCGTAATCGGGGTACCAGGTCGTGGCCGCCGGCTCGGCGTGCACGATGGCGTGGGCACCACCCGCGCCAAGACGCATCTGATCGAAGGTGGAGAGCGATCCCTCGACCTTCTCGAATTTCACGTCGCTCAGGTGCGAGAGGTCGGTGCCGGGTTCGACCAGCGCGCGGACCTTGTCGCCGCGACCGACGAACTCGCGCAGAATGGCCTCACCGATAAAGCTGTTGGTTCCAGTAAGAAAGACGATCATTGCCCGGAATTTCCCCCGATGTTTGCTTGAATGGGGCGGCGCCTGTGCGGCGGTCTCCCCGAGGAGCGCGCGCATTTTGCACCCTAGCCCCCGCCGATGCAACGCATGGAGCATGCAGCCCCAAATCCGGGTGGGAACGGGCGTTCCAAGCGCCTATGCTGGGCCCGCGATGAGACTGATCTGTCCAGACTCGCGGGGAGAGACCCTGCTGGCCCGCCTGCTGGCCGCCGTGGCGCCCGACGAGCGCCCCGCGCTGGAGGCGGCCGCCTGTTTCGCCTCACGGGTCCACGCCCCAGAGATAGACCCGCGTGAGGGGCCCTACATCCTCCACCCCCTGCGCGTGGCCCTCATCGTCGCCGAGGAGGCCGGACTTCGCGAGCCCCTGTGGCTCAAGGTCGCCCTGCTCCACGATACCCAGGAGCACGACCCGGCCCTGCCCACCGCCACGCTGGCCGCCGTTGCAGGAAGCGAGGCCGCCCGCTGGAGCGCGGCGCTGGCCTTCGAGCACCGCCGCAATCCCGGGGTGCCCCAGGCGGTCAGCCTGGCCCACTATTTCGCGGGCCTGCGCGCCGGGCCGCCGGAGCTTCGAATCGTGAAAATGGCCGACCGGCTCGACAACCTGCGCGAGGCCGCCCGCCTGGGGAAGAAAAAGAAACTGGCCAAACGCCTGCGCCAGGAACGAAGGGACTATCTGCCGATCTGGGACTGTACGGATGCAGAAGCCGCTCTGGCGCTGAAACCCCGCATTGGCTTCTTTCTCGAAGAACAATTGCGCTCCGCCCTGCCCCCCGCCTAGGCCGGAATGGCCCCGTGCCACTGGACTTTTCTTCCTTCCCCACCGGGGCCCGGACGTGTAAATAAAAGGGGACCGACAAGCTCGAAAGAGCCGAGCCCCGCCCCGGCGGAAGGCTTGCTGTCAGAAACCTCCCGG contains:
- a CDS encoding NAD(P)H-binding protein, with the protein product MIVFLTGTNSFIGEAILREFVGRGDKVRALVEPGTDLSHLSDVKFEKVEGSLSTFDQMRLGAGGAHAIVHAEPAATTWYPDYESARVANVIGTKNLISVARGLGIKRIVVVGGIAASVKLPSHWANSVSDALTAAFSNNWDGPVSDMEIVAVHPGVMVGPRDRGPSAFGRLLIEALRGEGGWLPAGGIPLVDVRDAARNIAFATNHGVPGSDYNFIAEYLKLGELFQICARIRGEKPARPLQLPGIVARELACVSEFAARASKTPPRVSKEMAALISKGSRSLPDGVSERRTLRLEPYRPAEESLADAFAWWAEAGLLPRESASY
- a CDS encoding c-type cytochrome, with the translated sequence MKKTLVMVLAALCVAACQQEPRKMDSPPAPEAPPAAAEQAAPAAAHADTDVIGMLLKSELATGLDPEMAFVPEDNPVTPAKVELGRLLYFDARTSRDGTVSCATCHHPDTGWTDKGPTSTGIGGQKGTRRAPPSFNRLFSTLQFWDGRAASVEEQAKGPIENPIEHGMTHADLEARFSKIPEYGPLFEKAFGTSEVTIDRFAKAVASFERTIISGNSPFDKWQAGDESAVSEEAKRGHQVYLAEGRCAICHSGANFTNEQFHNLGVGMNKEKPDLGRYEVTKAEKDKGAFKTPTLRNLSSRAPYMHDGSEPTLESVVELYNRGGNKNDHLDPLITPLNLTEQQKSDLIAFMKSLDGPSTKVDIPDVFPGGWKAGMPVE
- a CDS encoding c-type cytochrome — its product is MQTRITKGCLLLTLQAALFLFACDPLPKTPEWAKKQQAAPAPAAQPADPVATSEPPSSPAKPWDCTNNQWSWAPGPDAPITSVVRLARSPHVRPCPPPAGSIVPEILPVGLDWKDAVVPADNPVTAQKAELGRMLFYDTRLSIDDSTACATCHDPNYQYTERSPRPIGVPGLFGKRRTPTLINRAFSSAQFWDGRAASLEDQALQPVTNPMEMAFKSGDEMIARLRELEAYGPFFEAAFGDNAITQERVAKALATFMRTVVSADSPFDRWRAGDKEALQPDAIAGWELFRGKARCITCHGGANFTDEQFHNVGVGMNAKVPDLGRYEVTHNERDKGAFKTPSLRNVAERAPYLHNGSAATLEEVLALYITGGEANPWLSPLLEPVPLTEDEMRELLAFLKSLTGTLPHIAAPNTLPGGTWDKTRRK